The proteins below are encoded in one region of Streptomyces cyanogenus:
- a CDS encoding YihY/virulence factor BrkB family protein, which translates to MAKLHVPRRHHRQAADATPAPRIPAPEEAGPAPEVERQAPRTPSKLPRRAWAAAFKGALREFADDELTDRAAALTYYAVLSLFPALLVLVSLLAVAGRSVTDRVLANLHDLAPGPARDIVTRAVEQLRNGAGVGSVMALAGIVLAVWSASGYVAAFIRAANAVYDMPEGRPVWKILPVRVGVTVVLMILAVAGALIVVFTGALARRAGQALGLGDTALTVWAIAKWPVLVLLVTVMIAILYWATPNARVKGFTWITPGSLLALLIWMAASAGFAFYVANFASYNKTYGTMAGVIVFLVWLWITNLAILLGLEFDAETVRQRAIAGGHPPRAEPYTQPRDTRKWDEEDVRRLDET; encoded by the coding sequence ATGGCGAAGCTCCACGTACCGCGGCGGCACCACCGGCAGGCCGCCGACGCGACCCCGGCACCGCGGATCCCGGCGCCGGAGGAGGCCGGCCCCGCCCCGGAGGTCGAGCGGCAGGCGCCGCGGACGCCCTCGAAGCTGCCCCGCAGGGCGTGGGCCGCGGCCTTCAAGGGCGCCCTGCGCGAGTTCGCGGACGACGAGCTGACCGACCGGGCCGCGGCGCTCACCTACTACGCCGTCCTGTCCCTGTTCCCCGCCCTGCTGGTGCTGGTCTCCCTGCTGGCCGTCGCCGGCAGGTCGGTCACGGACCGGGTGCTGGCCAACCTCCACGACCTCGCGCCCGGCCCCGCCCGCGACATCGTCACCCGGGCCGTGGAACAGCTGCGCAACGGCGCCGGCGTCGGCTCGGTCATGGCCCTGGCCGGAATCGTGCTCGCCGTGTGGTCGGCGTCCGGCTACGTGGCCGCGTTCATCCGCGCCGCCAACGCCGTCTACGACATGCCCGAGGGCCGACCGGTGTGGAAGATCCTCCCGGTGCGCGTCGGCGTCACCGTCGTCCTGATGATCCTCGCCGTGGCCGGCGCGCTCATCGTGGTGTTCACCGGAGCCCTGGCCCGCCGCGCCGGGCAGGCGCTCGGCCTCGGCGACACGGCGCTGACCGTCTGGGCGATCGCCAAGTGGCCGGTGCTGGTCCTGCTCGTCACCGTGATGATCGCCATCCTGTACTGGGCCACCCCGAACGCCAGGGTCAAGGGCTTCACCTGGATCACCCCCGGCAGCCTCCTCGCCCTGCTGATCTGGATGGCCGCCTCCGCCGGCTTCGCGTTCTACGTCGCCAACTTCGCCTCCTACAACAAGACCTACGGCACCATGGCCGGCGTCATCGTCTTCCTGGTCTGGCTGTGGATCACCAACCTGGCGATCCTGCTGGGCCTGGAGTTCGACGCGGAGACCGTACGGCAGCGGGCCATCGCCGGCGGCCATCCGCCCCGCGCCGAGCCCTACACCCAGCCCCGCGACACCAGGAAGTGGGACGAGGAGGACGTACGCCGCCTGGACGAGACCTGA